CACTTCGCCTTTTTTTACTACAACCCGTCGCAGCCGGCCAACCGCTACTTTGCCCGCTTTGCCCTCACGATAGCTTTGGGGTCCTTGCTGGGCTACGGCTTCCGAACCCTGGCCTTGCCTACGCTGGTGCCCTTTCTGGCGCTCTTGGTGCTGGCCAATGTCTTGGCCGCCATGAATGGGCTGTGGGCCATTCGGGCCTTGTACGCCTTGTTTCACTTCCGGCCGGGCCGGCTCTACCGGGGGCTGTGGGTGGCCTACTGGGGGGTAGTGCTCCTGCTGATTGTTTCCCAGAACCCGGCCGTTGATAGTGCGTGGACGATACTGGTGGTGGGGTGCGTAGTCGAGCAGCTGCGCCTGACGGTAATAGCCCTGCGCCAAGGGCAACGGGGAGCCGGGCTGATTGCGGCGGGATTTGCTGGCCAGCTGCTGGTCGCGATGGCCTATTGCGCCGTGCTGTACCTCGCTAAAACGCCATCTCAGCTGTTGCTGAATGTACTGCTCTTGCTGGGAATTGTGTTGCCGGCGCTGGGCATCTCCCTGTTTCTGGCCCGCGAGTTTGCCCTCGACGCCGAGCTGCTGCAAGTTAAGCTGGGCGAGGTCGAGCGCCTCTCGGCCCAAACCATTGCGCAGGAGCAGGACAAACAAGCCCTGCTGGCTGCCCAGAATGATACCCTCGAAACCCAGGTGCAGCAGCGCACCGGCGAATTGCAGCGCTCGCTCACCGAACTGCGCGCCACGCAAAATCAGCTCATCCAGAAGGAGAAAATGGCGAGCCTGGGCGAGCTGACGGCCGGCATCGCCCACGAGATTCAAAACCCGCTCAACTTCGTCAATAACTTCGCCGACGTGAGCGCCGAGCTGCTGGCCGAACTGAAAGAAGCCCAGGCCGCCGGTGATGCGGCCGAAGTAAGCGCCCTGGCCGATGACCTCACCCAAAATCTGAGCAAGATTCACCAGCACGGGCAGCGGGCCAGCAGCATCGTGCGCGGGATGTTGGAGCACAGCCGCGCCAGCACCGGCGAACGGGCGGCGCTGGATATGAATGCCCTGGCCGACGAGTACCTGCGCCTAGCCTACCACGGCCTGCGGGCCAAGGAAAAGAGCTTCAACGCCACCCTGCAAACTGACCTCGCCCCCGGCCTGCCGCCGGTAGAGGGGGTAGGGGCCGACTTGGGTCGAGTCCTTTTGAACCTGTTCAACAACGCCTTTTACGCCGTGCAGCAGCGCCAGCTGGCGGGCGAAAGCGGCTACGTGCCCACCGTAAGCGTAGCGACGAAACGACTGGCGGAGCAGGTCGAAATCCAGGTTTTGGATAACGGCACGGGCATCCCGGACGCCGTGCGGCCCAAGATATTTCAGCCCTTTTTCACCACCAAGCCCACGGGTGAGGGTACGGGGCTGGGTCTCTCGCTGAGCCACGATATTATTACGAAGGGCCACGGCGGCACGCTGGCCGTAGCTTCGCAGCCGGGCCAGGGCACCACGTTCACCATCACGCTGCCCACGGCCTGAGCCGCCGGGCCTGCTCCTATCTTTACTTCCCATGAAAATTCTGGTAGTTGACGACGAGACCGACGTGCGGGTGCTGTTCGAGCAGCGCTTCCGGCGCGAAATCCGCAGCGGCGAGTTTGCCTTTTCCTTCGCCTACTCGGGCGAGGAGGCGCTCACGTTTCTGCGTGACCATCCCAGCGAGGTCGTCCTCATTCTCTCCGACATCAACATGCCCGGCATGAGCGGGCTAGAGCTGCTGCGCCACGTCAAAAGCGACCCCCTACCCCCCCCGCCGCCGCTCGTGATGATGCTCACGGCCTACGGCGACGAGGCTACCCACCAGCAAGCCATGCAGCTCGGGGCCGATGACTTTCTGACTAAGCCCGTGGACTTCGCGGCCCTGCGCGATAAGCTCCACGTTATCTCAACCACATGAAAACCAAAATTTTAGTAGTTGATGACGAGGCCGATTTGGAACTGCTCATCAAGCAAAAGTTTCGCCGTAAAATTCGGGAAAATGCCTACGAGTTCGTCTTTGCCGGCAACGGCCAAGAGGCCCTCGACCGCCTGCAGGAGCACCCCGACGTGGATGTGGTACTGGCCGACATCAACATGCCCGTCATGGACGGCCTCACGCTGCTCGGCCGCCTGCCCGAAGCCAGCCCCGTCACTAAAACCGTGATGGTCTCGGCCTACGGCGATATGCAGAATATCCGGGCCGCCATGAACGGCGGGGCCTTCGACTTCGTGTGCAAGCCCGTTGATTTCAACGACTTAGAAGTAACCATTGAGAAAACCGCCCACCACGTGCAGCAGCTCCGCGACACCATGCGGGCTATTCAGGAGAATAATATCCTCAAGATGTACGTGGACGAGACGGTCATCAACTTTATGGCCCGGCCGGGCTTCGAGAACAAGCTGATGGCCTCCGAAACGGTGGAGGCCACGGTGATGTTCGTGGACATTTGCGGCTTCACCTCGCTCTCCGAAACCCAGCCGCCGGCCACCATCGTGAAGCTGCTCAATAAGTATTTCGACCAGATTGTGCAGGAGATTATCGCCCACGGCGGCTACGTGGATAAGTTTATGGGCGATGCCGTAATGGCCGTTTTCCGGGGCGAGTACCACCTCGACCGCGCCATTGACGCGGCCTTAGTCGTGCGCACCAACCTGCAAGCCACCCACGACCTCCTGCCCGGCGGCACCGACTACCACCCTGCCGTCAGCATCGGCATCAACACCGGCGAAATGGTGTCCGGCAACATCGGCTCCGCTACTCTCAAGCGCCTGGATTACACCGTGATAGGCGATACCGTGAACGTGAGCCAGCGCCTGCAATCGGCCGGCCAGCCCAACCAGATTGTCATCACCGAAGCTATTTACGAGCGCATCCGCGAAAGCTTCGAGTGCCAGCCCATCGGCGAGCTGCATCTCAAAAACAAAGCGCAACCCGTGATGACGTATGAGGTAGTTTCTTAGTTGACAACGTTTGTCATTGCGAGCGCAGCGCGGCAATCTTTCCTCCCGTCAGGGGTAGTAAACTCAATGATGCGAATGACAAGGAAAGATTGCCGCGCTGCGCTCGCAATGACAAGCGGCTTTTAAGACCCCAAAACTGCTTCATTCTGCCTCCTCAGCCGCTGGCAAAGCACTTTCATAATGTTGCGCAGCACTTCGGGCCGCTCCTCCATCACGTCGTAAAAGTCTTCCTGGTCCAGGCGAAAGGCCGTGACCACGCCCTGCGCCACGGCCGCCGCCGAGCGTGGCTCCGCATCAAGCAAAGCCAGCTCACCGAAGAAATCGCCCTTGCTGAAAGTAGCCAGCCGCTGCTCGCCGTTGAAAATTCCTACCCCCCCTTCGTAGAGAATAAAAAGCGAGCTGCCCAAATCACCCTTGGCAAAAATCTGGTGGCCGTCGGCAAAGCTGACCTCCTTCATAATGGGTACGATGCTGCTGAGCACGTTTTCGGGCGTTTCGGCGAAGAGGGCGGTTTGCTGAAGCACCGCTACCCGCTCGGCGGCGCTGATGTGTGAGGTAGTGGCTTCGTGGCTCATGCGCAGGGTATCGAGGGTTTGGTGGGCGGTGTTCACGTACTGATACAGGGTAGGCTGCTGGGTAGCGAGCCGCGCCAGAATGGCAAAGGCACTCTCGCGTACCAGCGGGCTGGGGCTGCGTAGGTGCGGCGACAGCCCGGCCACCGTGGCGGCCGTGGGCTGCCAGCGGTCGAGGGCGGCGCGCACCGTCCAGTCCGAAAAAGCCGTTTCGCCGCGCTCCACTATCGTTTCGACAATGGGCGGCGGGGCCAGCAGCGGCCCTAGCAACTGGTCGAAGGTGCGCTCCTTTTCGGCGGGCGGGGCCACGGCCAGCAGCGCCTGCAAGCCCTGGTACGTGGGCCGGGCAATGCTGTTATCGAGCATTTCGAGGGCGTTAGCCTGGCGCTCGCGGGCAGCGTGCGCCACTCCGCGCTGGGCATCGGCAATAAGTTGGGGTGGGTAAATCTGGCCCAGCAGCGCAAATACTCGCTGTTGGGTGCGCATCAGCTCGTAGTCGAGGCAGGTGGCCAGCTCGGGCGCGGCCGTGGCCTGGCCGTGCAGCAGCTGTTGGGCCAGTTGCAGCTCATCGTGCACCAGCGCCTGAAACAGCGGCACCTCCTGCGGCACCACACCGAACAGGCGCAACGCCCGCAACGCCGCCTCGCGCCGAAACAGGTTGGGCTGCCGGGCCAGCGCCACCAGCAGCTGCCGGCTGGCGGCCGTGCGCAGCCGCCCGCACACCAGCGCCACCCGCCGCACCAGCGCGTGGTCGGCATCGGTGCTGAGTAAGTCGGCCACGGCGGGCAGCACGGCGTTGCCCAGGCGTAGCAGATGCCGGGTGGCAGCGGCCCGGTTGGCTTTGTCGCGCAAGGAATGAATAAGCTGCCGCAACTCGGCCGGGCTGGCGGGAGGGGGTAGGGCTTCAGTGGGCGTTTCAAAAGCTGACGTTGCTTCATCTTCGCCCGATGTGAAGCGCTGGCCCAACGCGTGTTGCAGCTCGGCCACGTACTGGCGGTAGGTGCGGGCCAGCAGCAGCAGCACGCCCACCATCACCAGGGCCATCCACCCAAACGGCACCCACGACTGCCCGCCCGGCAGCGTGTGCAGCCCAAATAGTAGCGCGCCGCCCAGCCCCAGGCCCAGCGGCTCGTACAAGCCCTTTGCTAGCGTGTGGGCCTGCAAGCGCTCGGGCGGCGAAAGCGGCTGAAACAGCAGCAGATACACCGGGTCGAACACCGCCCGGCGCAGTACTTCCAGCCCCAGGTACAGCCCGCAGAAGTAGCGCAGCATCAGGCTGATATCGCCGTGGTCGAGGCCCGCGTAGAGGGGTAGGGCCAGCAGCAGCGCTACCGGCAGCACCAGCAGCATCCGCCGCACGCCCAGCCGGTCCAGGGTGCGCTGCGAGAATATCAGCTTGAAAATCAAGGCTAAAATAAACGTGCACACCAGCACCGTGCCCACGTAGCGCATGATGGCCGCCTCGTCGTGAAAGCGGTGCTTGACGTTCACAAAAAATAAGTACTCCACGCCCGTCGTTACCGTCGCCAGGCCCAGCAAGCTCAGGCACATGGCCTGCACTAGCCGGCTTTCGCCAAACCAGCGCCGCAGCCCCGGCGCTACCGCCGCGGTGCGCGCCGGGCGGGGGGTAGGGGCGGCCGTGACTTCATGCGCCCCCAAGGTAGCCTGCAGTACCAGTAGCGCTGCCAGGTAGGCCCCAAACGCGGTAGCCAGCAGCCACGGCAGCTCGGCGTTGGTATGAATAAAAATGGCCAGCACCGCGCCTAGTGCCTTCGCCGGCATGTCGCCCGCACTGATGATGCCAAACAGCCGCCGGCTCTGCCGCACATCAAATACCACCGCCGACACACCCCAAAATTCCAGGCTGGTCAGCATATAGACCACCCGGTAGCCCGTCATAATGGCGACGGCCGCCGCGACCGAGTGCCCCGTAGCCACCAGCACGCCTAGCACCCCCGTAACCGCCACGGCTGCCAGCAGCACCCGCACCACTAGCTTTTGCAGCAGCCAGTGGTGCTCAAAGTGGGCGTAGGCCCGGCCCACCGCCAGCATCGTCAGCGCTGCCACGCCGTAGGCCAGGGGGAGGTTGCGCTCAGGGTTATTTTCCAGCAGCAGCACGTTGGCCGCCACGTACACCAGAATGGTGCCTACCCCCAGCAGAAAATTATGCAGGAAAAACAGCCCCACCGTGCGCCCCTCGTCGGGGCGCAGGCCCAGCAGCTGCCGCCCGCGTTCAGTTACCGTCATGGCCGCAAGTTAGCGCGGAGGCTATCTGTCATTGCGCTCGCAATGACCGGGTGGAACCTTACGCCGCCCGCATCAACCGTATCGGCGACTTCTCAAACTTGCTGCGGGCGTAGCTTTCCGTAATCGTAAACTCGCCTACCCCCGTTTCCGAAGGCATCTCAAACATGGCATCGGTCATAATACTCTCGCAGATGGAGCGCAGCCCGCGCGCACCCAGCCGGTACTCATCGGCGCGCTCCACGATGTATTCCAGCGCCCCTTCCGTAAAGTCGAGCGCGATATTCTCCATGTTGAACAGGCGCTGATACTGCCGCACGAGCGAGTTCTTGGGCTCGGTCAGAATGAGGCGCAGCGTGGTCTTATCCAGCGGGTCGAGGTGCGTGAGCACGGGTAGGCGGCCAATCAGCTCTGGTATCAGGCCGAAGCTCTTGATGTCCTGCGCCGACACGTAGCGCAGGAAATTCTGCTGGTCCACCGTCGCGTCGAGGTTGGTTTTGGCGAAACCCATCGGCTTGGTATTCAGCCGGCTTTTGATGATGCGGTCGATGCCCGAAAATGCCCCGCCGCACATAAACAGGATGTTCTCGGTATTCACCGAAATCATTTTCTGGTCCGGGTGCTTGCGCCCGCCCTGCGGCGGCACGTTGATGGCCGTGCCTTCGAGCAGCTTCAGCAGGGCCTGCTGCACGCCCTCGCCGCTCACGTCGCGGGTGATGCTCGGGTTGTCGCTCTTGCGCGCGATTTTGTCAATCTCGTCGATGTAGACGATGCCGCGCTCGGCCGCTTCCAGGTTGTAGTCGGCCGCTTGCAGCAGGCGCGTCAGGATGCTTTCCACGTCCTCGCCCACGTAGCCGGCCTCGGTCAGCACCGTGGCATCGGCGATGCAGAAGGGCACTTGCAGAATCTTGGCCAGCATCCGCGCCAGAAAGGTCTTGCCCGTCCCGGTTTCGCCCACCATAATGATATTCGACTTCTCAATCACCACCTCGTCGTGTTGCGGCTTCTGCATCAGGCGCTTGTAGTGGTTGTATACGGCCACCGACATCACGCGCTTGGCCTCGTCCTGGCCCACCACGTACTGGTCGAGGTGCTCCTTAATTTCGCGGGGTTTGATGAGATTAAATTTCGGCTGCCGGGCCTCGGCTTGCAGCTTGGTTTCTTCGCTGAGAATGTGTTGCGCCTGCGCCACGCATTTCTCACAGATATGGGCATTGATGCCCGAAATCATCACCGCGACGTCGCGCTTGGGCTTATTGCAGAAGGAGCAGGCTATTTCCGGCATCGGGTCAAAACAGGTAAACTAGGTGGCCAAAGCCACTTTCGGCGAAACGGGTCTAAAGGTACGGCCGCTAAGGGAGTTTACCCACCTGCCTACCCCACCGCCACCCGCCAACGGCTGGTGGTATACGTACCAACCCCCGGCTGACAGCAGATGTTGGCCCCGGCGGCGGCCCTTCGGCTCAAGTTCGGCATTGGCCCGCATTTATGGTTGATTGTCAACACTAAACGCAGGATAAATCAAGTAAAATTACCTATTGTCCACCCTCTCGTCAAGCGTTAGCTTTGCTTTTCAACCAGCTAGTTGCCTACCGCCAACTTGTCAAAGTAGCCAGGGCCACTGCGCGCTCGGCGGAGGCTGTCTCACTCTTGGCAGAGGGGTAGGGCCCTGCCAGTTTAGGGTCGCTGACTCCGCTGCCAGGTCCGCCGGGTTGGTGTCGATGCGCTTGCTTACGCTGCATAACTGCTGTTTTAACTCCTGTTCCTCACTTTCCCCCTCACTTGCTATGAAAAACTTTTTGCTGGTTCTATTGCTGCTGAGCAGCGTGGGTGTTGGTGCGCAGTCGCTACCCGCCACGCCCCAGCGCCCCGTCACCGATACTTATTTTGGGCGGGCCGTGGTAGATAACTACCGCTGGCTCGAAGATACCAAGAGCCCCGAAGTGCTCGCCTGGTTCAAGGCCCAGGGCGACTACACCAAGCAGACGCTCGACCGGCTGCCGGGCCGCGACAGCCTCATCAGCGCGTTTGTGCGCTACGACCGGCTGCGGCCCGCCCGCTACTCCGAAATCAAGAAGCGCGGCAACCGCTACTTCTACCGCAAAACGCTGCCCGCCGAAAAGGTGGGTAAACTCTACCTGCGCGAAGGCGCTACCGGGGCCGAAACCCTGCTCTTCGACCCCGTGGCCTACGACCCGGCTAAAACTTATTCCATAACGGCCTTCACGCCCAGCAACGATGGTCAGCGGCTGGTGGTAGGCCTGCAGGAGGGCGGCGCGGAACTGTCCACGCTCCGCATTATGACGGTGGCGACCCAGGCGCTGCTGCCCGAAAGCATCGTGGCTGTGTCGGGGGGTAGCGTTGATTGGTTACCCACCGATACGGGTTTTCTGTATACCCCCAACAACTCGACCGACCCCAAAGACCCCAAGGGTAACCTCGATACCAAAGCCCGCCTGCACCGCCTGGGTACGCTGGCCTCAGCCGACCCTGAACTGTTTTCGCGGGCTAAAAATCCGGCCTTTCACATTCGGCCCGATGAATATCCCTTCCTCTATTTTTCCGATGACCATACCCAGGTCTACGGCGGCCTGGGCTCAGTCGATAACCGGCAAAATGTGTGGGTCGCTACCCCCGCCGATTTGGGTAAGCCCACCATTCCCTGGCGGCAGCTGGTCGCTCCCACCGATAGCGTCTACAGCTACCTGAAGCTGGGCCCCAAGCTATACCTCTACAGCGTGAAAGGTGCTCCCAAGGGCCGGATTCTGGTTACTGACGCGGCCCATCCCAATCCGGCTACGGCTACGGTACTGCTGCCCGAGGGGCCGCGCAATATTACAAGCATCGTTTCTTCGAAAGATTACTTATTCGTCACGCTCAACGACGGCATCAACGACCACATCCGGCAGTATGACCCGCGCAGCCGCCAGTGGGCCGACGTACCGCTGCCCTTTAGTGGTACGGCCCACGTGCAGCCGCTCGATGCGCCCCGCAGCAATGCCGTGCTGGTAGGCATCACCTCCTGGAAGCAGCCCGCCACGTTCTATGACTACAACCCGGAAAGTAAAAAGCTGGCAATTAGTGCTTTTGAAGTCAAGGCGGAGTACCCCGGCGTGGCCGATTTGGTGGTCGAGGAAGTAGAAGTGCCCAGCCATGATGGCGCGATGGTGCCGCTCTCCCTCATCTACCGCAAGGGCCTTAAGAAGGATGGCCAGGCAATCTGTTTTATGAATGGCTACGGGGCCTATGGTATCTCGTCTGTGCCGTATTTCAGCACCCGCTACCTGGCCCTGCTCAACCAAGGCGTAGTGATAGCCGAAACCCATCCGCGCGGCGGTTCAGAGAAGGGGCAGAAGTGGTACCGCGCCGGCTACCAAACTACCAAGCCCAATACCTGGAAAGATTTCATTGCCTGCGGCGACTACCTGGTGAAGAACGGCTACACCAGCCCGAGCCACCTCATCGGGATGGGCACCAGCGCGGGTGGCATCCTCATTGGCCGGGCCATCACCGAGCGGCCCGATTTATTTGCCGCCGCCATCAGCAACGTGAGCTGCTCCAACGCGCTGCGCATGGAAAACTCGCCTAATGGCCCCGTCAACGTGCCCGAGTTCGGCTCCGTTAAAGACCCGGTGCAGTGCCAGGCGCTCTACGAGATGGATGCTTTTCAGCACGTGAAGCCCGGCACGAAGTACCCCGCCGTCCTGTGCGTGGGCGGCATGAACGACCCCCGCGTGATAGTGTGGCAGCCGGGCAAGCTGGCTGCCGCCTTGCAGGCCGCTACCACCTCCGGCAAGCCCGTTCTGATGCAGGTAAACTACGACAACGGCCACTTTACCGAAGACAAAGCGGTGACCTTCCGCAACTTCGCCAACATGTACGCTTTCGCGCTCTGGCAGGCTGGCCACCCCAGTTTTCAGCCCGCCACCGTGGCCATTAAGTAAGCGCTTGCTACTCATAAAAAGAGCCCTAACCGGTAGGCCAGGGCTCTTTTTGTAATTTGCTTGCTCGCCAGCAATACCAGCTAACGCGCCAGTAGCTAGGCGGCCTTAGCCTTCTCCAGTACCTCATCAATCAGCCCGTATTCCTTGGCCTCATCAGCCCGCATCCAATAGTCGCGGTCCGAGTTGTCATGGATTTCTTGGTAGGTTTTGCCGGTGTGCTGCGCCAGAATGTCATACAGCTCTTTCTTGAGCTTGAGTATCTCACGGGCCGTAATCTCAATGTCCGACGACTGGCCTTGCGCGCCACCGCTCGGCTGGTGAATCATCACGCGGGCGTGGGGTAGGGCCGAGCGCTTGCCCGCTGCACCGCCGGCTAGTAGCACGGCGCCCATCGAAGCCGCCAAGCCGGTGCAGATGGTAGCCACATCGGGGTTCACATACTGCATAGTATCATAAATACCCAAACCGGCATACACCGAGCCACCGGGCGAATTGATGTAAAGCAGAATGTCCTTCTTCGAGTCGGCCGACTCCAGAAACAGCATCTGCGCCGTCAGGATATTGGCGATATAATCGTCCACGGCCGTGCCCAAGAAAATAATCCGGTCCATGATGAGGCGCGAAAACACGTCGATTTCCCGGAAATTCTGCGGACGCTCCTCAATCACCGAGCGGGTCATGTTGGAAGGCATTATCAGCCCGCCGCGTACCTGGCCTTCGACGTTGTTAATATATTGGTCTACCGCTAAGCCGTTGAGCCCCTGGCCCTTCACGGCAAATTTGCGAAACTCTTGTTTGTTCAGCATGAGAAAAAAGTAGGGGGTAGGCCGCGGCCCGCCCGGTTCAAAAGCAAAAGACGGGTAGGGGCCTGAAATGTTGTAAGTATATTGCGGACAACATAAAAAAGCCCTTACGCGGGGCGTAAAGGCTTCTTAATCTCAACCCAACGGGAGGCCTACCCCTCGTTTTGGTTGCGAAATTCTGCGGCCGTTACGGGCTCATCCGTAACAACAACTTTGCCACGCAGGGCTTCCACTACTTTCTCTGCCAGAATGGCCTCGTATTCCTCCACGTAGTGTTTGCCGTTGTCCTGCTTCAGGTAGTTATCGGCGAAGCCCGCCATACCCTGGCGCATTTCGTCGGTCATCTGCATACTGCCGCCAAACTGCCCCAGAATCTTGTCCAGCACGCGGTCGCGAATTTCATCGCGCTCCACCCGCAAGTTCGTGTCTTCCACTACTTTATTGCGAATGAGGCTCCACTTCAGCTCGCGCTCGTAGTCCGAGTAGTGCTGCTCCACGGTGGCAGCATCGAGCTTGCCCTCGTTGGCGCGCACCAGCCACTTCTTGAAAAATTCGGTCGGAATCTGTATCGGGGTGGCGTCAATCATCGCGTCGATGAGGCGGCGGTTCACCAGGTTGTCCGACTCGCGGGTGTAGTTCTCCAGCACCGTTTCGCGCACTTTGGCGTCAAACTCTTCTTTCGAAGTCACCGCCTCGGGGCCAAATACTTTGTCGAACAGCTCCTGATTATCCTCGGGCGCGGCCGTGCGGTTCACTTTCTCCACTTCCAGCTCGTAATCGCCGGTAGCGCCGCTGGCTTCTTCTTTGCTCAGCCCCGAGAAGCTGCGGATAGCGCCCGCGTCGTTGCCAAAAGCTTCGCTGAGGTCAAACGTTAGGGTGTCGCCGGCTTTTACGCCCACGAAGCGCTCCTGGCCACTGGTTACCTTATTAATAGGTAGCAGCACCGTCTGGCCTTCGCCCTCCGCGCCGGCCTTTTTCAGTTTGCCAAACAGGTAGTCGCTGGCCTCCGAAACCTCCGGGTTGGTAGTTTCGCCGTACTGACGGGTAATCTGCTCGTGCGTTTCGGCCAGGGTCGCGTCGTCGAGCGTCACGGCCGGACGCTTCAGCTCCACCTGCTTGTCGGCGGGCAGTTCAAAGTCGGGCAGCAGACCCAGCTCAAACTGGAAATCGAATTCCTTGGCCGTGTC
The genomic region above belongs to Hymenobacter psoromatis and contains:
- the tig gene encoding trigger factor; protein product: MTITLNRNEEQLTGLLNVHLEEADYRDAVEQQIKETSKKAQFKGFRPGKVPAGLVRKMYGKGILADEINRLLGRSVDEHLKTNNVKILGEPLPLPSDVDFDTAKEFDFQFELGLLPDFELPADKQVELKRPAVTLDDATLAETHEQITRQYGETTNPEVSEASDYLFGKLKKAGAEGEGQTVLLPINKVTSGQERFVGVKAGDTLTFDLSEAFGNDAGAIRSFSGLSKEEASGATGDYELEVEKVNRTAAPEDNQELFDKVFGPEAVTSKEEFDAKVRETVLENYTRESDNLVNRRLIDAMIDATPIQIPTEFFKKWLVRANEGKLDAATVEQHYSDYERELKWSLIRNKVVEDTNLRVERDEIRDRVLDKILGQFGGSMQMTDEMRQGMAGFADNYLKQDNGKHYVEEYEAILAEKVVEALRGKVVVTDEPVTAAEFRNQNEG